One segment of Brassica napus cultivar Da-Ae chromosome C3, Da-Ae, whole genome shotgun sequence DNA contains the following:
- the LOC106356369 gene encoding uncharacterized protein LOC106356369 → MCKGFGSTLIGPALQWYINLPTRSISSFASLSDNFGEQFASSRSLEKISDDLYEILQHRVEPLRDYIARFNQEKVAVPECSIPAAISAIKRALLPDEGLYKELTMYPCKTMEDVLSQAWAQVKSEEDVASRAKAQPKQDQKAARSDQGNRDERSSQRATKDSGNRNQGRFQYRPLEKEEGMSVSTWPDISHLSISTPELVNVLSQMGQQVKWPHKMKAPDSFRNPGLWCDFHRDHGHKTEDCVALRIEVNELLQKGHLREFLSEKAKNHLNKEVPAKSAGAIPASPPRRTDFTAKEQDKILASHHDALVISLTVANCLVKRILVDNGSSSNIIFQTAYQDLRLEESVLTRKITPLIGFSGEVKQTAGEVTLPVHAKGINMSTKFLVVGSQSGYNMILGRPWIRDMGAVPSTLHQMVKFPAPWGIRIIKGDQENSRSCYQTALKGKTKVL, encoded by the exons ATGTGCAAAGGCTTTGGCTCCACTCTGATAGGACCTGCCCTACAATGGTACATCAACCTACCCACCAGGTCCATATCCTCTTTTGCGAGCCTCAGCGACAACTTTGGGGAGCAATTCGCAAGTAGTAGGAGCCTGGAGAAGATTTCAGACGATCTCTACGAGATTCTTCAGCATCGGGTAGAACCTCTGCGAGATTACATAGCCCGCTTCAACCAAGAAAAGGTGGCAGTTCCCGAGTGCAGCATTCCTGCCGCGATCTCTGCCATCAAAAGGGCCCTGCTTCCAGACGAGGGCCTCTACAAAGAACTAACCATGTATCCCTGCAAGACCATGGAAGACGTGTTATCCCAGGCCTGGGCGCAAGTGAAGTCGGAAGAAGACGTCGCTAGCCGCGCTAAGGCCCAGCCGAAGCAGGACCAAAAGGCGGCCCGATCGGATCAAGGAAATCGGGATGAAAGATCCTCCCAAAGAGCGACCAAGGACTCCGGGAACAGAAACCAGGGCAGGTTCCAGTACCGACCCCTGGAAAAGGAAGAAGGAATGTCGGTATCCACTTGGCCAGACATCTCCCATCTATCGATATCCACACCGGAGCTAGTCAACGTCTTGAGCcagatgggccaacaggtcAAGTGGCCTCACAAGATGAAGGCACCTGACTCGTTCCGGAACCCTGGCCTCTGGTGCGACTTCCATCGTGACCACGGTCATAAAACTGAAGACTGCGTCGCTCTAAGGATCGAGGTCAATGAACTACTCCAAAAGGGGCATCTCCGAGAATTCCTCTCAGAAAAAGCCAAGAACCATCTAAATAAAGAGGTGCCGGCAAAATCCGCTGGAGCTATACCCGCCTCACCACCTCGCAGGACCGA CTTCACGGCTAAGGAGCAGGATAAGATCCTGGCTTCCCACCATGATGCCCTGGTCATCTCGCTCACCGTAGCAAACTGCTTGGTAAAAAGAATACTAGTGGACAATGGTAGCTCTagcaacatcatcttccagaCTGCTTACCAGGACCTAAGGCTGGAGGAGAGCGTCCTGACGCGCAAAATAACTCCACTCATCGGATTCAGCGGCGAAGTCAAGCAAACAGCCGGAGAGGTCACTCTCCCAGTGCACGCTAAAGGGATCAACATGTCTACCAAGTTCTTGGTCGTCGGCAGTCAATCAGGATACAACATGATCCTAGGAAGACCCTGGATTCGCGACATGGGAGCAGTCCCTTCAACCCTTCATCAAATGGTGAAATTCCCTGCACCCTGGGGCATCAGAATAATCAAAGGAGATCAGGAGAATTCTCGATCCTGCTACCAGACCGCCTTAAAGGGGAAGACaaaggtcttatag